The Pseudomonas sp. SCA2728.1_7 DNA segment CCACCATGCCAGGCAACATCGTCGATGTGCTGGTCAAGGAGGGCGATACCGTCAAGGCCGGCCAGGCTGTGCTGATCACTGAAGCGATGAAGATGGAAACCGAAGTCCAGGCAGCGATTGCCGGCAAGGTCACCGCGATTCATGTGGCCAAGGGTGATCGGGTCAATCCGGGTGAAATTCTGATCGAGATCGAAGGCTGAGATAACGGCCGCGATCCAACGCTTTAAACCTCGGGGGGGCATGTGCTCCCCTTTTTTTATGCGGAATTTGTCTGCATCACATGAGGCTTATGTGGGAGCCTGCTCGCGAAGAGGAGTGTCAGTCGATATTTATTCAACTGACAGATCGCATTCGCGAGCAGGCTCGCTCCCACAGTGACGATGTTCAGTCCGTCAGAACGCCATGCGCCATTGGCCCATCACACCGTGAGTGCGGCTGTCAGTGGCCATTTCACCGGTGAGACCAACGCCGACAGAGTGATTGGCTGACAGCCCCAGATCGAGGCCGGCATCCACCGACAGACTGTTTCGATCCAGCGCGGCACCGGCAACCTCAAAGCGCTTGCCACCCTTGACCAGTTGCTGGCGGGTGTCGCTTTCAATCTCGCCAAAGGTGTGTTTCCAGCCGGCACTGAAGCGCGGCGTCAGCGTCATGCCGTTATCCAGCCGATTGATTTTTGCCGTGCGCAGACCGAAGGTGCTGCTGAGGTTGTCGCGGGTTTGCCCAAAGACTTTCAGTGCCGCATCTCCGCCTTTTTCGCTGTAGCTGTCGCGCTGGTAGCGCTGATAACCGACGCTGGCGAACGGTTCGAGCGTCGCGTTGTGCCGGCCAACATTGACCGCCAGTTCGGCAAAGGCTTGCTGAGTGTTGGCGTCATAGTTGCCCTTGAGGCGATCGCTGAAGCCGTTGAAGGCCACGCGACGTTTGCTGTCGCCGTCATGGCTGGCATAGGTCGCCCCGAGACGCAGTGAGAACGGTCCGTCCTGACGCACGGCGTAGGCACCGAGGTGCCAACTGTCGAGGTCGCCATCGTATTGCCGAGCGTCCAGTCTGGTCTGCGATTTACCGCCGATCAGGCCGATATGCCATTGCTCATCGAGCCGCCAGTCGGCGCCCATGACCAGACCTTGGGTCGCGTGTTTGAGGGTACTGTCGAACTCGCGGTCGACCTTGCCGCCATGGCCGAGCGCCTGAATCCACACCCGCCCGGAATCGGCACCGCCGGCGGCCTGACGCGGCGAGTTGCCGGAACCGTAGGCCGAACCGTAACGGCTATTCAGTTGCTGCATGGCTGAAAGCATGCTCGCGCTCACCGGAGTGATACTGCTCAGCGTGGCTTTGGCGAGGTTGGCATTGCTGCCTGCGGCGAGTTGTTCGAGGGCGACCGGAGCGGTGGTTTTGTCGCTGGTCACAAGCGCGGCGACTGCTGCGTTTGCAGGTTTTATTGGCGCAGGTGCGGGCTGTTCGGCGGACTCGTCAACTTGCGCAGTAAGAGGTTCGTCCGACATTGGCGAAGGGGCAGACTCTGAAATGGGAGTCGGTGCTGAAGTCGAAACAGGAACAGGAACAGGAACAGAAATTGGAGCTGGTGCAGAAGCCGTCAATGGCGTTGGTGTCGCTGATGGCGCAGGTGCTGTTGGATCGACAATGCCCTCGGCAGCGGCACGAGCGTTGTCTGTCGTGGCAGCGTTCGAAAGCGGCTCACCGTTACGGGCGTAAGTCAGCCCGACGGACTTTTTGTTGTATTGAGGTGTGGCTGTCATGAAGGCGAGGTCGTTAATGACCGTACCGAACTCGCCTTCTACCTTGGCGGCTTCGAGGATTTTGTACTGTCTGCTTTGCGGATATTCTCCCGGAGCCGCAACGACTTTCAGGGTGGCGCCTTCCAGCCTGGCAGTGCCATCGACCTTGATCGTTTGACTGCCACTGGGCGTGACCTCATAAGCCAGTTCGGCGGTCGGGGACAAGCGCAAGTCGCCTTTCACGCGCGGGCTGCCGAGTACCCCATTGACGGTGAGCAGGCCGGCGACCTCCAGGCTTCCCACAACACCTTTACCGGCAAAGCTGCCACCGCTCTCGACATAGACGTCGCCCTTGATGCTCCCCAGGTTGGTCAAAGCGGTACCGCTGTTTACCAGCACGCCTTCCTTGAAGTCTCCCTTGGAGCTCAGCGTCCAGTCGCCCCGGTTGAGGAGCAGGCCGTTGAAATTACGTGTGTCTTTCAGCTCACCGCCTGCAGCCGCATCCAGGAGCAGGACGTTATCCCCCGCGCCACCATCCAGCAGGCCGGTAAAACTTGCGCCGTCCGTGAGCCTGATCAGATCGTTTACAGCGGTACCTGCAAAGCTTTCTTCAGGGGTGTTAAAAGCGATAGGCACCGTACCTGGGTCATTGAGAAACCCCTGAAGCCGTTCGAAAGCCATTTGTTTAGGGTTGGTTTTGGACGGTTCCGGCGCATTCATTACTGCTGGTGAATCGGCGACTTCAGAGGGTTCCTGAGCGATGGCAAGCTCTACGCAAGCCAGCGCCAGCGAAATGGCCAAAGCCAAGTGTTTTGGTTTGAAAATGTGTTGAACGGGCATTGAGTCCAGCCTCTTTTAACGGGAGACCCAACTCTATTGATGCCCCAAAAAATCCGATGTCGGCTGCTTCCCGTAGGCTTGCAGGCGACATCGGATCATTTTGTAGAAAATGTCCGAGAGATCCGCAACCAGGATTTTTACTCGGTTGCAGCGTTCCCTTTTCCTACAACCATTCAAGACCCCGCCGGCTGTTCAATCCTCAAAAACTCATCTGCCACTGCCCGATCAAGCCGTGATTGCGGCTGTTGCTGCCGATCTCGCCGCTGTATCCCACACCCAGGGTATGCCGCGCGGAAATCCCCACATCCAGCCCGGCCTCCAGCACCAGGCTGTCACGATCCAGCGAGCTGCCATCGACACTGAACGCCGTGCCGCCAGTCACAAACGCCTGACGCGTCGAGCTGCCGACATCGCCATAAGTGTGTTTCCAGCCAGCAGCCATGCGTGGGGTCACGCTCATGCCGTTGTCCAGGCTGCTCAAGTGCGCCAGGCGCAGGCCGAAGGTGCTGCTGAAGTTGTCTTGGGTCTGGCTGTCGACTTGCAGCGCGGCGGCGCCACCTTTTTCCTGGTAGCTGTCGCGGTGGTAGCGCTGATAACCGAGGCTGGCGAACGGCTCGGCGCTGAGGTGGCCACTGCCCATGGCGTAGCCGACTTCGGCGAAGGCTTGCTGGCTGTCGGCGTCGTAATCGCCTTTCGGGCGGTCGCTGAAACCATCGAAGGCGATGGTGCGTTTGCTTTCACCCTGATGACCGCTGTACGCCGCGCCGAGACGCACGGCGATCGGGCCGTTTTGATGCAGCGCGTAGACGCCGGCGTGCCAGCTCTCGACGTTGCCGTCGACGCCGGTCGCATCCAGATCGGTTTTCGAATAGCCGCCCAGTACGCCCAGACGCCACGCTGAATTAAGTGACCAGTCGGCACCCAACACGCTGCCCTTGGTGCGTTGCTCCAGGCCGCTGCTGCCGTGTTCGCCATCGAGCTTGCCGTAACCGCCAATGCCTTGC contains these protein-coding regions:
- a CDS encoding autotransporter outer membrane beta-barrel domain-containing protein; its protein translation is MPVQHIFKPKHLALAISLALACVELAIAQEPSEVADSPAVMNAPEPSKTNPKQMAFERLQGFLNDPGTVPIAFNTPEESFAGTAVNDLIRLTDGASFTGLLDGGAGDNVLLLDAAAGGELKDTRNFNGLLLNRGDWTLSSKGDFKEGVLVNSGTALTNLGSIKGDVYVESGGSFAGKGVVGSLEVAGLLTVNGVLGSPRVKGDLRLSPTAELAYEVTPSGSQTIKVDGTARLEGATLKVVAAPGEYPQSRQYKILEAAKVEGEFGTVINDLAFMTATPQYNKKSVGLTYARNGEPLSNAATTDNARAAAEGIVDPTAPAPSATPTPLTASAPAPISVPVPVPVSTSAPTPISESAPSPMSDEPLTAQVDESAEQPAPAPIKPANAAVAALVTSDKTTAPVALEQLAAGSNANLAKATLSSITPVSASMLSAMQQLNSRYGSAYGSGNSPRQAAGGADSGRVWIQALGHGGKVDREFDSTLKHATQGLVMGADWRLDEQWHIGLIGGKSQTRLDARQYDGDLDSWHLGAYAVRQDGPFSLRLGATYASHDGDSKRRVAFNGFSDRLKGNYDANTQQAFAELAVNVGRHNATLEPFASVGYQRYQRDSYSEKGGDAALKVFGQTRDNLSSTFGLRTAKINRLDNGMTLTPRFSAGWKHTFGEIESDTRQQLVKGGKRFEVAGAALDRNSLSVDAGLDLGLSANHSVGVGLTGEMATDSRTHGVMGQWRMAF